A stretch of Lysinibacillus agricola DNA encodes these proteins:
- a CDS encoding YjcZ family sporulation protein has protein sequence MRYYGNIGNYNNNCYYGGGYGGSSFVLIVVLFILLIIVSASFLY, from the coding sequence ATGAGATACTACGGTAATATAGGTAATTACAATAACAATTGCTATTACGGTGGTGGCTATGGTGGCTCATCATTCGTTCTTATTGTCGTTCTATTTATTCTTTTAATTATTGTCAGCGCTAGTTTCTTGTATTAA
- a CDS encoding aegerolysin family protein, with protein MKTGTRKFRADSAGIMTGVEGTIFYKVPDGEIALYFDNPYIGSNDFSAHSSSPTIKARAIGGSGDSCEVTYIVSNK; from the coding sequence ATAAAAACAGGAACCCGAAAATTCCGAGCAGATTCCGCTGGTATTATGACAGGCGTTGAAGGTACGATTTTTTATAAAGTCCCTGATGGTGAAATAGCTCTGTATTTTGATAATCCTTATATAGGTTCTAACGATTTCAGTGCACATAGTTCGTCACCAACTATTAAAGCTAGGGCTATTGGTGGTAGTGGAGATTCTTGCGAAGTGACGTATATAGTTTCCAATAAATAA
- a CDS encoding YjcZ family sporulation protein, with amino-acid sequence MSEYYGSGSGTGSAFALIVVLFILLIIVGASFLNRGY; translated from the coding sequence ATGTCTGAATATTATGGTAGTGGTTCTGGTACAGGTTCAGCATTTGCGCTAATTGTTGTTCTATTCATTCTTTTAATTATTGTCGGCGCTAGTTTCTTGAATAGAGGTTATTAA
- a CDS encoding gamma-type small acid-soluble spore protein, with protein MNNNNQNFNKKTPNAIPNAMNEEFGNETDVNQIRQQIQQAEANKKQASGAMNSMNEEFGNETDINQIRQQIQQAEANKKHASGRFGNENNTK; from the coding sequence ATGAATAACAACAACCAAAACTTTAACAAAAAAACCCCTAATGCAATTCCAAATGCAATGAACGAAGAATTCGGGAATGAGACTGATGTTAATCAAATTAGACAACAAATCCAGCAAGCAGAAGCTAACAAAAAACAAGCTTCTGGTGCAATGAACTCGATGAACGAAGAATTCGGGAATGAGACTGATATTAATCAAATTAGACAACAAATTCAACAAGCAGAAGCTAACAAAAAACATGCTTCTGGTCGATTTGGAAACGAAAACAATACAAAATAA
- a CDS encoding class I SAM-dependent methyltransferase — translation MGNTDKFEMIANIYDTPERIQIAKVSSDAVRNYLVDAKSKNAIDFGCGTGLVGMNLLNEFNSMLFLDTSPNMVNQIKQKVTNFNIQNVDTLCFDIEKESIPDVHADYIFMAQVLLHIHDVELVLSRLFDVLDEGGHLLIVDFNKNEKIVSDIVHNGFNPEELTDIMTKIGYRDIRFKTFYTGNKIFMGQDASMFILDSKKGHL, via the coding sequence ATGGGAAATACTGATAAGTTTGAAATGATAGCTAATATATATGACACTCCTGAAAGAATCCAAATTGCAAAGGTATCATCAGATGCGGTCAGAAATTATTTAGTTGACGCTAAAAGCAAGAATGCTATTGATTTTGGGTGTGGAACTGGTCTTGTCGGAATGAACTTGTTAAACGAGTTTAATTCTATGCTTTTTCTGGATACATCACCAAACATGGTTAATCAAATAAAGCAAAAAGTAACCAATTTTAATATTCAGAATGTAGATACATTATGCTTTGATATTGAAAAGGAAAGTATACCGGATGTACATGCCGACTATATTTTTATGGCTCAGGTTCTACTCCATATTCATGATGTTGAATTAGTTTTATCAAGATTATTTGATGTTCTTGATGAAGGAGGACATCTATTGATCGTAGATTTTAATAAAAATGAAAAAATAGTTTCAGATATTGTTCATAACGGATTTAATCCAGAAGAGCTAACAGACATTATGACTAAAATAGGGTATAGAGATATTCGATTCAAAACTTTTTATACAGGAAATAAAATATTTATGGGACAAGATGCGTCTATGTTTATTCTTGATTCAAAAAAGGGACATCTATAA